The following coding sequences lie in one Haematobia irritans isolate KBUSLIRL chromosome 3, ASM5000362v1, whole genome shotgun sequence genomic window:
- the CNPYb gene encoding FGF signaling regulator protein canopy b, with protein MLKFFIVLILLIATQTFASSPEEEQGVRYANRCETCKILATELQDRLSETGKSYDVIETGYSVDDVKPKKRTEYRRSELRLLESIENVCDRILEYNLHKERTDSTRFAKGMSETFKTLHGLVDKGVKVDLGIPLELWDKPPVEVTQMKSQCENMLETYEDAIYEWYFHEQDQKSLIDHLCAEQVLAADDRKCLKETLEMKEKKEKRNKKAKGNKQTKGDREDL; from the coding sequence AtgctgaaattttttattgttctaATTTTGTTGATCGCAACACAAACTTTTGCTAGTAGTCCCGAAGAGGAGCAGGGTGTGCGTTATGCAAATAGATGTGAAACGTGCAAAATTCTGGCCACCGAATTACAAGATAGGCTTTCGGAGACTGGCAAATCTTATGATGTTATTGAAACTGGCTATTCTGTGGATGATGTGAAGCCAAAAAAACGAACAGAATATCGACGTAGTGAGTTGCGTTTACTGGAAtccattgaaaatgtttgtGACCGaattttggaatacaatttgcATAAGGAGCGCACTGATTCGACACGCTTTGCCAAAGGCATGTCGGAAACATTCAAAACATTACATGGGCTGGTAGACAAAGGTGTCAAAGTCGATTTAGGAATACCCCTGGAACTATGGGATAAACCTCCAGTAGAAGTAACCCAAATGAAAAGTCAATGTGAAAATATGCTTGAGACCTATGAAGATGCCATATATGAATGGTATTTTCATGAACAAGACCAAAAAAGTCTTATAGATCATTTGTGTGCAGAACAGGTACTAGCTGCCGATGACCGCAAATGCCTCAAGGAGACCCTGGAAATGAAGGAAAAGAAAGAAAAGAGGAATAAAAAAGCCAAGGGAAATAAACAGACCAAAGGCGACAGAGAAGACTTATAA
- the LOC142229982 gene encoding pH-sensitive chloride channel 2 produces MIKLLLVIVTFIYLSKCEDMDCPSLAEVDNLSQTQLMERLTHGCRYDRLERPVTYSESGSRLPVDVYIRWYVYFMQNLEAHDLQFKIHALLQMRFLDPRLAFRKVAAKRRQPILGEKALRDKIWVPHIFLANERDSSIMGTNEKDILTSISPDGTVIISSRIKATLYCWMNLQKFPFDEQHCSTYLESWMYNASELVLHWEQKRPITFDPDLHLTEYILQNAWSNESVINADLNDLRHGAFAGNYSSLDFTVGFSREVGFYLMDYFLPSMLIVGISWVSFWLRADQAPPRIMLGTSTMLTFITLASAQGKTLPKVSYIKVSEVWFLGCTLFIFGSLLEFAFVNSIIRRRKNVDVKSMRSKHILKSTLSPRLHKRKQRSRSFSSGNLANDSLCLAESQRYNNYMTVHNFPVNKINENNDDSESDSVSKVTSFTTTTNNQKLDLGLLEQRGDMNGNKSGEQTQEVWTTLTPEQLSLWIDSRARVLFPLSFLVFNAFFWTFVYIF; encoded by the exons atGATTAAATTATTGCTTGTTATtgttacatttatttatttatcaaaatgcgAAGATATGGACTGCCCATCTCTAGCCGAAGTAGATAATCTATCACAAACGCAATTAATGGAACGGCTTACACATGGCTGCCGGTATGATCGTCTAGAGAGACCTGTCACTTATTCTGAATCAGGCAGTCGTCTTCCTGTAGATGTATATATCCGATGGTATGTTTACTTCATGCAGAATTTGGAAGCCCATGATCTACAATTCAAAATCCATGCCTTGTTGCAAATGCGATTTTTGGATCCTCGTTTGGCATTTCGTAAAGTGGCTGCCAAACGCAGGCAACCCATATTGGGTGAAAAGGCATTGCGTGACAAAATATGGGTACCTCATATATTTTTGGCCAATGAACGAGATTCCAGCATAATGGGGACAAATGAAAAAGATATTCTAACCTCAATTTCTCCCGATGGTACTGTAATCATCTCAAGTCGCATTAAAGCTACCCTCTATTGTTGgatgaatttacaaaaatttcccttTGATGAACAACATTGTTCGACATATCTGGAAAGTTGGATGTATAATGCATCGGAGTTAGTACTTCACTGGGAACAAAAGCGACCCATAACTTTTGATCCGGATTTGCATTTGACtgagtatattttgcaaaatgccTGGAGCAATGAGTCAGTAATCAATGCTGATTTAAATGATTTGCGTCATGGAGCATTTGCTGGCAATTATAGCTCACTAGATTTCACAGTAGGCTTCTCGAGAGAAGTAGGATTTTATTTGATGGACTATTTTCTGCCATCAATGTTGATTGTGGGCATTTCATGGGTGTCATTTTGGCTTCGTGCAGATCAAGCCCCACCCAGGATTATGTTGGGAACATCTACCATGTTGACATTTATAACATTGGCATCAGCTCAAG GTAAGACCTTACCCAAAGTGAGCTACATTAAAGTCTCAGAGGTGTGGTTTTTGGGCTGTACGCTTTTCATATTTGGCAGCTTACTAGAATTCGCTTTTGTTAATTCGATAATACGACGTCGAAAAAATGTGGATGTTAAATCCATGAGGAGTAAACATATATTGAAATCCACTCTGTCACCACGACTCCACAAACGTAAACAAAGGTCACGTTCATTCTCTTCGGGTAATTTGGCAAATGATAGTCTTTGCCTTGCGGAGTCTCAACGCTACAACAACTACATGACGGTCCATAACTTTCCTGTcaataaaatcaatgaaaataatGATGATTCCGAATCAGATAGCGTTTCAAAAGTAACTTCGTTTACTACAACCACAAATAATCAAAAACTGGACTTGGGTCTATTGGAACAAAGAGGCGATATGAATGGCAATAAAAGTGGTGAGCAGACTCAAGAAGTTTGGACCACCCTTACACCAGAGCAACTTTCGCTATGGATTGATTCTAGAGCCCGGGTTTTGTTCCCTTTGTCCTTTTTGGTATTTAATGCTTTCTTCTGGAcgtttgtttatatattttaa